Proteins from one Streptococcus mitis B6 genomic window:
- a CDS encoding Nif3-like dinuclear metal center hexameric protein, with protein MLASEVINAYEAFCPQEFSMEGDSRGLQIGTLDKDIQSVMVALDIREETVAEAIEKGVDLIIVKHAPIFRPIKDLVASRPQNQIYIDLIKHDIAVYVSHTNIDIVENGLNDWFCQMLGIEETTYLQETGPERGIGRIGNVQPQTFGELAQHVKQVFGLDSLRMVHYQGNDLQKPISRVAICGGSGQSFYKDALAKGADVYITGDIYYHTAQDMLSDGLLTLDPGHYIEVLFVEKIAELLNQWKEEKGWTIDIVPSQVSTNPFHHI; from the coding sequence ATGTTAGCAAGTGAAGTGATTAATGCGTATGAAGCCTTTTGCCCCCAGGAATTTTCAATGGAGGGAGATAGTCGTGGCCTGCAAATTGGCACTTTGGACAAGGATATCCAAAGTGTCATGGTGGCTCTCGATATTCGTGAAGAAACGGTGGCTGAAGCCATTGAAAAGGGTGTGGACTTGATTATCGTCAAGCACGCGCCGATTTTTCGTCCCATCAAGGATTTGGTAGCTAGCCGTCCACAAAATCAGATTTACATCGACCTCATCAAGCATGATATCGCAGTTTATGTCAGCCATACCAATATTGACATCGTTGAAAATGGCCTCAATGACTGGTTCTGCCAGATGCTAGGCATTGAGGAGACGACTTATCTGCAGGAAACTGGCCCTGAACGTGGAATTGGACGTATTGGGAATGTTCAGCCTCAGACGTTTGGGGAATTGGCCCAACATGTCAAGCAAGTATTTGGTCTAGATAGCCTTCGAATGGTGCATTATCAAGGGAATGACTTGCAGAAGCCTATTTCAAGAGTGGCCATCTGCGGTGGTAGCGGGCAGTCTTTCTATAAGGATGCTTTAGCAAAAGGGGCTGATGTCTATATCACTGGTGACATCTACTACCATACTGCTCAGGATATGCTGTCTGATGGCTTGCTGACATTGGACCCGGGTCACTATATCGAAGTGCTTTTTGTGGAAAAAATCGCAGAACTTCTTAATCAATGGAAAGAGGAAAAAGGCTGGACAATCGATATTGTACCTAGTCAAGTATCGACCAATCCTTTCCACCATATCTAG
- the galE gene encoding UDP-glucose 4-epimerase GalE: MQEKILVTGGAGFIGTHTVIELIQAGHQVVVVDNLVNSNRKSLEVVERITGVEIPFYEADIRDTDTLRDIFKQEEPTGVIHFAGLKAVGESTRIPLAYYDNNIAGTVSLLKAMEEANCKNIIFSSSATVYGDPHTVPILEDFPLSVTNPYGRTKLMLEEILTDIYKADSEWNVVLLRYFNPIGAHESGDLGENPNGIPNNLLPYVTQVAVGKLEQVQVFGDDYDTEDGTGVRDYIHVVDLAKGHVAALKKIQKGSGLNVYNLGTGKGYSVLEIIQNMEKAVGRPIPYRIVDRRPGDIAACYSDPAKAKGELGWEAELGITQMCEDAWRWQSKHPNGFED; this comes from the coding sequence ATGCAAGAAAAGATTTTGGTAACGGGTGGAGCAGGTTTTATCGGAACCCACACTGTTATTGAGTTAATCCAAGCAGGTCATCAAGTTGTTGTGGTGGATAACCTTGTTAATAGTAACAGAAAAAGTTTAGAAGTTGTTGAGAGAATTACAGGAGTTGAAATTCCTTTCTATGAGGCAGATATCCGTGATACAGATACTCTTCGTGACATTTTCAAGCAAGAAGAACCAACGGGTGTCATTCACTTTGCTGGCTTGAAGGCTGTTGGCGAATCTACCCGTATCCCTCTTGCCTACTATGACAACAATATCGCAGGAACTGTTAGCCTTTTGAAAGCTATGGAAGAAGCTAACTGTAAAAACATTATTTTCAGTTCTTCTGCGACAGTTTACGGGGATCCGCACACAGTACCCATCTTGGAAGATTTCCCACTTTCAGTGACCAACCCATATGGCCGCACTAAGCTTATGCTTGAGGAAATTTTGACAGATATCTACAAGGCAGATTCAGAATGGAATGTGGTCTTGCTTCGTTATTTCAACCCAATCGGAGCGCATGAGAGTGGTGATTTGGGAGAAAATCCAAACGGTATTCCAAACAATCTCTTGCCATATGTGACTCAAGTAGCCGTTGGAAAATTAGAGCAAGTGCAAGTGTTTGGAGACGATTACGATACGGAAGACGGAACTGGTGTTCGTGACTATATCCACGTTGTCGATTTGGCCAAAGGTCACGTTGCAGCTCTGAAAAAAATCCAAAAAGGTTCAGGTCTAAACGTTTATAACCTTGGAACAGGGAAAGGCTACTCAGTTCTTGAAATTATCCAAAATATGGAAAAAGCAGTGGGACGTCCAATTCCTTACCGCATCGTAGACCGTCGCCCAGGGGATATCGCAGCCTGCTATTCAGATCCTGCAAAAGCCAAAGGAGAACTGGGCTGGGAAGCAGAATTAGGTATCACCCAAATGTGTGAAGACGCATGGCGTTGGCAAAGCAAGCATCCAAATGGATTCGAAGACTAA
- a CDS encoding glycosyltransferase family 2 protein codes for MVISIIVPCLNEEEVLPLFYQAMEALLPDLETEIEYVFVDDGSSDGTLELLKAYREQNPAVHYISFSRNFGKEAALYAGVQYATGDLVVVMDADLQDPPSMLLEMKNLLDQNADLDCVGTRRTSREGEPFFRSFCADLFYRLMQKISPVALPSGVRDFRMMRRSVVDAILSLTESNRFSKGLFAWVGFKTHYLDYPNVERQAGKTSWTFRQLFFYSIEGIVNFSDFPLIIAFVAGLLSCFISLFTTLFVVVRTLLLGNPTSGWTSLMAIILFLGGIQLLTIGILGKYISKIYLETKKRPLYLIKEKSDLPDFTEKNKEKRL; via the coding sequence ATGGTGATATCAATCATTGTCCCCTGTTTAAACGAAGAGGAAGTACTTCCTCTTTTTTATCAGGCTATGGAAGCTTTACTTCCAGATTTGGAAACAGAAATCGAGTATGTCTTTGTCGATGATGGATCAAGTGATGGAACCTTGGAACTCTTAAAGGCTTATCGGGAACAAAATCCGGCAGTGCATTATATTTCTTTCTCACGAAATTTTGGCAAAGAAGCAGCCCTCTATGCAGGCGTACAATATGCGACAGGAGATCTGGTGGTGGTAATGGATGCAGACCTCCAGGATCCTCCTAGTATGTTGCTTGAGATGAAAAACTTACTAGACCAAAATGCAGATTTGGACTGCGTAGGAACACGGAGAACTAGTCGGGAGGGAGAACCCTTCTTTCGTAGTTTCTGTGCTGATCTCTTTTACCGCCTTATGCAAAAAATTAGCCCAGTAGCCTTGCCCTCAGGTGTCCGTGATTTTCGCATGATGAGAAGGTCTGTGGTCGATGCCATTCTAAGCTTGACTGAGTCCAATCGTTTTTCTAAAGGACTTTTTGCCTGGGTCGGTTTTAAAACCCACTATCTGGACTATCCCAATGTCGAAAGGCAGGCTGGCAAGACCAGTTGGACTTTTAGGCAACTCTTTTTCTACTCCATAGAAGGGATTGTCAATTTTTCAGATTTTCCCTTGATTATCGCCTTTGTGGCAGGTCTCCTATCTTGTTTTATTTCTTTATTTACGACCCTTTTTGTAGTGGTTCGAACCCTGCTTTTGGGTAATCCGACATCAGGTTGGACCTCTCTCATGGCTATCATTCTCTTTCTTGGAGGGATTCAACTCTTGACCATTGGGATTCTCGGCAAGTATATCAGTAAGATTTATTTGGAGACCAAAAAAAGACCACTTTATCTTATCAAAGAAAAAAGTGACCTCCCTGATTTTACAGAAAAAAATAAAGAGAAAAGACTATAA
- a CDS encoding ferredoxin, translating to MKITLIPERCIACGLCQTYSDLFDYHDNGIVRFYDNPDQLEKEIAPSQDVLEAVKNCPTRALIGNQEA from the coding sequence ATGAAAATCACACTTATACCTGAACGATGTATCGCCTGTGGGCTTTGCCAAACTTATTCTGATTTATTTGATTACCACGATAATGGAATCGTGCGTTTTTACGATAATCCTGATCAACTGGAAAAAGAAATTGCTCCTAGTCAGGACGTCTTAGAGGCTGTTAAAAATTGCCCAACTCGCGCCCTGATTGGAAATCAGGAAGCCTAA
- a CDS encoding SAG1386/EF1546 family surface-associated protein, with translation MAKEPWQEDIYENQEETRSERRKRTQGRDVVANRVLTILASIFFVIVVVMIIVLIYLSSGGSNRTVALKDFHDSDANVVQISSSSSSEQASSSSEDKEESSSNSEHSTDPEGTTKVLAGEGEAAIAARAGISIAQLEALNPGHMATGSWFANPGDVVKIK, from the coding sequence ATGGCAAAAGAACCGTGGCAAGAAGATATTTATGAAAATCAAGAAGAAACAAGATCAGAACGTCGTAAGAGAACTCAAGGTAGAGATGTAGTGGCCAATCGTGTCTTGACGATCCTAGCCAGTATTTTCTTTGTAATTGTGGTGGTGATGATTATTGTTCTGATCTATCTATCATCGGGTGGGAGTAATCGCACAGTAGCCTTGAAAGATTTTCATGATTCTGATGCAAATGTAGTACAGATTTCATCTTCTAGTAGTTCAGAGCAGGCATCTTCTAGTTCAGAGGATAAGGAAGAATCATCCAGTAACTCAGAACATTCAACAGATCCAGAAGGGACGACAAAAGTCCTAGCTGGAGAAGGAGAAGCGGCCATTGCAGCTCGTGCTGGAATCTCCATTGCACAGTTAGAAGCCTTAAATCCTGGACACATGGCTACAGGGTCTTGGTTTGCTAATCCAGGTGATGTTGTCAAAATAAAATAG
- the cmk gene encoding (d)CMP kinase: protein MKTIQIAIDGPASSGKSTVAKIIAKDFGYTYLDTGAMYRAATYMALKNQLGVEQVEALLALLDQHPISFGRSETGDQLVFVGDVDITHPIRENEVTNHVSAIAAIPEVREKLVSLQQEIAQQGGIVMDGRDIGTVVLPQAELKIFLVASVDERAERRYKENMPKGIEADLETLKEEIAARDYKDSHRETSPLKQAEDAVYLDTTGLNIQEVVEKIKAEAEKRMQM, encoded by the coding sequence ATGAAAACAATTCAAATTGCTATTGACGGCCCTGCTTCAAGTGGTAAGAGTACGGTCGCAAAGATTATTGCTAAAGACTTTGGATACACCTACCTAGATACAGGTGCTATGTATCGTGCAGCGACTTATATGGCTCTTAAGAACCAATTAGGAGTTGAACAAGTCGAAGCACTTCTAGCCTTGTTGGACCAGCATCCAATCAGTTTTGGACGCTCAGAAACTGGAGACCAGCTTGTCTTTGTAGGAGATGTGGATATTACCCATCCTATCCGTGAAAATGAAGTGACCAATCATGTTTCTGCTATTGCAGCAATTCCTGAAGTGCGTGAGAAACTAGTTTCCCTTCAACAAGAGATTGCCCAGCAAGGTGGGATTGTCATGGACGGTCGCGATATTGGGACTGTTGTATTGCCACAAGCAGAATTGAAAATTTTCCTAGTAGCTTCGGTAGATGAACGAGCAGAGCGCCGTTACAAGGAAAATATGCCCAAGGGAATTGAAGCAGACCTTGAAACCCTAAAAGAGGAAATTGCTGCGCGTGACTACAAGGATAGTCATCGTGAGACTTCGCCTCTCAAACAAGCAGAGGATGCTGTCTATCTTGATACAACTGGCTTGAACATTCAAGAAGTAGTTGAAAAAATCAAAGCAGAAGCTGAAAAAAGAATGCAGATGTAG
- a CDS encoding zinc ribbon domain-containing protein YjdM — protein sequence MNNLPNCPKCNSEYVYEDGALLVCPECAHEWNPAEVADVEEGLVAIDANGNKLADGDTITLIKDLKVKGAPKDLKQGTRVKNIRIVEGDHNIDCKIDGFGAMKLKSEFVKKI from the coding sequence ATGAACAACTTACCAAATTGCCCAAAATGTAATTCAGAGTATGTCTACGAAGACGGTGCCCTACTGGTTTGCCCAGAGTGTGCTCATGAGTGGAATCCTGCTGAAGTTGCAGATGTAGAAGAGGGCCTTGTTGCTATCGATGCCAACGGGAATAAATTGGCTGACGGTGATACTATAACCCTCATCAAGGATTTGAAAGTAAAAGGTGCGCCAAAAGATTTGAAACAAGGGACGCGCGTGAAAAATATCCGCATCGTAGAAGGCGACCACAATATCGACTGTAAAATTGATGGTTTTGGTGCCATGAAACTCAAATCAGAGTTTGTGAAGAAAATTTAA
- a CDS encoding Pr6Pr family membrane protein encodes MSKHYKLVFYSRIFLFLAAFTGVYLEIAKHGGFGMLLYYTVLSNLLVAIFTLYLLKVMSRLGENWQRPSLLRLKGGVTMSIMITCVIYHFLLAPIATNFYTLENFLCHYIVPLWFLADTLFFDKQGQYKIWDPIVWTILPLLYMIFALFNGLVLKLDVPNSKVSPFPYFFLNVNKGWDVVFKWCLIIFVAYMVAGFIFYFIKQIKRKSS; translated from the coding sequence ATGTCAAAACACTATAAACTTGTATTTTATAGCCGTATCTTCTTGTTTCTAGCGGCTTTTACGGGAGTTTATCTTGAAATCGCCAAGCATGGTGGATTTGGGATGCTTCTCTATTACACGGTTCTGTCCAACCTCTTAGTAGCGATTTTTACGCTCTATCTCCTAAAGGTTATGAGCCGTTTAGGTGAAAACTGGCAAAGGCCAAGTCTCTTGCGCTTAAAAGGTGGGGTCACCATGAGTATCATGATTACCTGTGTGATTTACCATTTCCTCTTAGCGCCTATTGCGACTAATTTCTATACTCTAGAAAATTTCCTTTGCCACTATATCGTTCCCCTCTGGTTTTTAGCGGATACCCTCTTTTTTGACAAACAGGGTCAATACAAGATTTGGGATCCAATTGTGTGGACGATTTTACCCTTGCTTTATATGATTTTTGCTCTTTTTAATGGCTTGGTATTGAAACTTGATGTTCCTAATTCTAAGGTCAGTCCCTTCCCTTACTTCTTTTTGAATGTAAACAAGGGTTGGGATGTCGTGTTCAAGTGGTGTCTGATTATCTTTGTTGCCTATATGGTGGCAGGATTTATCTTCTATTTTATCAAGCAAATCAAGAGAAAGTCATCCTAA
- a CDS encoding MFS transporter: MKQFLERASILALSLVLITSFSISSALPAMFDYYQGYPKEQIELLASLPSFGIMIMLLLNGFLEKIFPERLQISLGLLILSLSGTAPFWYQAYPFVFGTRILFGLGVGMINAKAISIISERYQGKTRIQMLGLRGSAEVVGASLITLAVGQLLGFGWTATFLAYSAGFLVLTLYLLFVPYGKEKKEVKKKAKEVSRLTREMKGLIFILAIEAAVVVCTNTAITIRIPSLMVERGLGDAQLSSFVLSVMQLIGIVAGVSFSFLISIFKEKLLLWSGITFGLGQIVIALSPSLWVVVAGSILAGFAYSVALTTVFQLVSERIPAKLLNQATSFAVLGCSFGAFTTPFVLGAIGLMTHNGMLVFAILGSWLIVTSIFVMYLLQKRA; this comes from the coding sequence ATGAAACAATTTTTAGAACGGGCCAGTATTTTGGCTCTCTCCCTCGTTTTGATTACATCCTTTTCCATTTCGAGTGCCCTGCCAGCTATGTTTGACTATTATCAAGGCTATCCTAAGGAACAAATTGAGCTCTTGGCGAGCTTGCCATCCTTTGGAATCATGATTATGTTATTATTAAATGGTTTCTTAGAAAAAATATTTCCTGAGCGCTTACAGATCAGTTTGGGATTGCTGATTTTATCACTAAGTGGAACGGCTCCCTTTTGGTATCAAGCCTATCCCTTTGTCTTTGGAACACGGATTCTCTTTGGTTTGGGTGTTGGGATGATCAATGCCAAGGCCATTTCTATTATCAGTGAACGTTATCAAGGAAAAACACGAATTCAGATGCTAGGGCTACGCGGTTCTGCAGAGGTCGTTGGGGCTTCTCTCATTACCTTGGCAGTCGGCCAATTGTTGGGCTTCGGTTGGACAGCTACCTTCCTAGCCTATAGTGCTGGATTTTTGGTACTGACCCTTTATCTGCTCTTTGTCCCTTATGGAAAGGAAAAGAAAGAAGTCAAGAAAAAAGCGAAGGAAGTAAGTCGCTTAACTAGAGAAATGAAAGGCTTGATTTTTATCCTAGCTATCGAAGCGGCAGTTGTAGTTTGTACCAATACGGCTATTACCATTCGTATTCCAAGTTTGATGGTGGAAAGAGGACTGGGAGATGCCCAGTTATCTAGTTTTGTTCTTAGTGTCATGCAGTTGATAGGGATTGTGGCTGGGGTGAGTTTCTCTTTCTTGATTTCTATCTTTAAAGAGAAACTGCTCCTATGGTCCGGTATTACCTTTGGCCTAGGGCAAATTGTGATTGCCTTGTCTCCATCCTTGTGGGTGGTAGTGGCAGGAAGTATTCTGGCTGGCTTTGCCTACAGTGTAGCCTTGACGACAGTTTTTCAACTTGTCTCTGAAAGAATTCCAGCTAAACTCCTCAATCAAGCAACTTCATTTGCTGTATTAGGCTGTAGTTTTGGAGCCTTTACGACCCCATTTGTTCTAGGTGCGATTGGCTTGATGACTCACAATGGGATGTTGGTATTTGCTATCTTAGGATCTTGGTTAATTGTAACCTCTATCTTTGTCATGTACCTACTTCAAAAGAGAGCTTAG